The window CATATTAATGTTCCTCAATGTTTCTGGTGAAGTCGCCGAAATATCCTTTTTTCATATTAATGTTCCTCAATGTTTCTGGTGATAGGGTTCCTGAATGAGCCGAAGGCCATTCCGCGGGCAGCCGTGATCACCCGGGCCCAGCAATCCGAATCGCTATCGCAATCGCAATCGCAATCGGAGATAAAAACAGACCTATTCCACATACCCGCCGGTTTTGTAAAAATGCTTTCGATTTCGATCACGATTTCGATTTCGATTTCGATTCGGGCACCGGGTTGGGAGTGGCCATGATGCGTTGCATGACTTGACGTAGCATCTCGGGGCTTTTTTGTCCCGGAGTTTCCTCCACTCCGGAATTGAGATCCACGCCCCAGGGGCGGCAGGCGTGCAGGGCCTCCTGGATGTTTTCCGGTCCCAGGCCCCCGGCCAGGAGCCAGGGCCGGGGGAAGTTCAATCGGGCCAGGGCCGGGAAATCCAGGCTGACCCCGTGACCGCCCACAGAGGTTCCCGCGTCCACAAGGAGCGCTCGGCAGGATGATGTAAAGGCGGCCATTTCCTTTTCCAGGGCCGTGAGGTCTGGATGGCGCCGGGGCCAGAAGACCTTGATCACGCGGTCCGGGCCGATCTGCTCGCAGAAGCGTTGGTCCTGACCGCCGTGAAGCTGGGCCAGGTCCAGCTCGGCCCGGTTCATGATTTCCCGGACCTCTTCCGCTGGCTGGAGCACGAACACGCCGACCCGCAGGGCCCGGCTCCGGGGCAGGGAGGCGACGTGATCCGGGATCACGTTCCTGGGGCTGGGCGGATAGAAGATGAAGCCGGTCCACTGCACCCCCAGTTCCTCGCAGAGCAGGACATCCTCGGGACGGCGCAGGCCGCAGACCTTGACCAGGGGGCTTCTGCCGCGCCCATCGTTTCGGAGAAGCGGTTCAGCCATGGATTGGCTCCTTGGGCATGGCCCGGAGCAGTTCCGCCAGGGTCTGGCCGGGGTCGTGCTCCTGCATCAGCCGGGAGCCGATGAGCAGGCCGTGATATCCGGCATCCCGCATCCGGGCCATGTCCTCAGCCGAATTCATGCCGCTGGCGCTGATCCATACTTCTCCCTGGCTCTGGAAGCGAATCAGGTCCTGGGAAATGCGCAGGTCCGTGGTCAATCGGTCCAGGTCGCGGTTGTTGACCTGAATCAGGGTTGCGCCCGCGGCCTGGGCCTTGTCCAGATCGGCGCGGTCAAAGACCTCCACCACGGCTTCCAGGGCATATTTCCGGCATGTGGCAAGCATTGACTCCAACTCGTTTTTGGAGAGCATCCGGGCGATGAGCAGCAGGGCCGCGGCCGGGGTGGCCGCGGTCCGGCGGACCTGCACGGGATGCAGGAGGAAGTCCTTGCGCAGCAGGGGCAGACCGGGTTCGGCCATCACCTTAAGAAAGTCCAGGCTGCCCTGGAAATAGGTTTCCTCGGTGAGCACGGACAGGGCCGCGGCTCCGGCCCGGGCATATCCCGCGGCGGCCTGGCTGGGCGTCCAACGGGCATTGATCAGCCCCCGACTGGGTGAGGCCCGTTTGTACTCCGCGATCACCGCGCCTGGGGCTTGCTCCCGCAAGGCCTGGATCAGGGACGGGCGCGGTCCGGAGAAGGGGGGCGGCAGTTGTCTCTTGCTTTCCTGGGCCAGCAGGGCCTGGATTTCGGCCTGTTTGGCCTGGCGAAATCGTTCAAGCATGCGGGCCGTCCTGAAAGTCGCCCTGAAAACCACTTTGGGAGGGGCCGTGGAGAACGTGGCTGCTCACGCCCTGCCGGACCGCGTTTCGGGCCAAATCCGCGCATTCAATAAGCCGCTTGCCCGGTTCCAGGAGGTAGAGACAAGCTGCCAGATTCAGGGCCACCATCTGGACCATGGCCTCCGGTCCCTTGCCGGACAGGATTTCCCGCAGCACACCCACGGCATGATCCTTGTCCCGGACCGCGACATCCTCGGGGTTGTGGCGGGCGAAGCCCAGTTTTTCGGGGTTCACGGCCGTCTTTTCCATGATGCCGTCCGCGACCAGATAGCAGCGGGCCGGGCCGAAGGTGGTCAGCTCGTCGAATCCTCCGGCGCCATGGACCACCAATGCCCGTTCCACACCGGTGAGCAGCAGGGCTTCGGCCATGATGAACAGGGTGTCCGGATGGCCGACGCCGATGAGCTGATGGGTGGGCCGGGCCGGGTTGAGCAACGGCCCCATCAGGTTGAACAGGGTGCGAATGCCCAGTTCGCGGCGTACGGGCATGATGTGCCGGAAGGCCGGGTGGTAGGCCGGGGCAAAGAGAAAGACGAATTTGCGCGTGGCCAGTTTGGCGGCCACCTCCTCGGGGTTCGTTTCCAGGGGAACGCCCAAGGCCTCCAGCACGTCCGCGCTGCCGCAGGAGGAGGATACGGCCCTGTTGCCGTGCTTGACCACCTGGTAGCCCATTTCGGCCAGAAACAGGGCCACGGCCGTGGAGCAGTTGAAGCTGTTGGCGTTGTCTCCACCCGTGCCGCAGGTGTCGATGCGCACTCCGGAGAGACCGGGGATGTCCAGGGCATGGGCCAGACCGGCTCGCACCCCGGCGGCCAGATCCGTGGAGTCTTCGCCTTTGACCCGCAGGCCC of the Desulfonatronum thioautotrophicum genome contains:
- the trpD gene encoding anthranilate phosphoribosyltransferase: MTLRTSDILEQLAQRHSLSDIQADHMFHALLNGELAPAQAGAFLMGLRVKGEDSTDLAAGVRAGLAHALDIPGLSGVRIDTCGTGGDNANSFNCSTAVALFLAEMGYQVVKHGNRAVSSSCGSADVLEALGVPLETNPEEVAAKLATRKFVFLFAPAYHPAFRHIMPVRRELGIRTLFNLMGPLLNPARPTHQLIGVGHPDTLFIMAEALLLTGVERALVVHGAGGFDELTTFGPARCYLVADGIMEKTAVNPEKLGFARHNPEDVAVRDKDHAVGVLREILSGKGPEAMVQMVALNLAACLYLLEPGKRLIECADLARNAVRQGVSSHVLHGPSQSGFQGDFQDGPHA
- a CDS encoding indole-3-glycerol phosphate synthase TrpC; this translates as MLERFRQAKQAEIQALLAQESKRQLPPPFSGPRPSLIQALREQAPGAVIAEYKRASPSRGLINARWTPSQAAAGYARAGAAALSVLTEETYFQGSLDFLKVMAEPGLPLLRKDFLLHPVQVRRTAATPAAALLLIARMLSKNELESMLATCRKYALEAVVEVFDRADLDKAQAAGATLIQVNNRDLDRLTTDLRISQDLIRFQSQGEVWISASGMNSAEDMARMRDAGYHGLLIGSRLMQEHDPGQTLAELLRAMPKEPIHG
- a CDS encoding phosphoribosylanthranilate isomerase, encoding MAEPLLRNDGRGRSPLVKVCGLRRPEDVLLCEELGVQWTGFIFYPPSPRNVIPDHVASLPRSRALRVGVFVLQPAEEVREIMNRAELDLAQLHGGQDQRFCEQIGPDRVIKVFWPRRHPDLTALEKEMAAFTSSCRALLVDAGTSVGGHGVSLDFPALARLNFPRPWLLAGGLGPENIQEALHACRPWGVDLNSGVEETPGQKSPEMLRQVMQRIMATPNPVPESKSKSKS